One genomic window of Paraburkholderia acidiphila includes the following:
- the tgt gene encoding tRNA guanosine(34) transglycosylase Tgt, with protein sequence MTDGHQNNARAEHGAYLGERPQNGLKFELLGTDGLARRGRVTLNHGVVETPIFMPVGTYGTVKATQPRELEEMKAQIILGNTFHLWLRPGLETIEAHGGLHRFMGWNRPILTDSGGFQVFSLGDLRKISEDGVRFASPVNGDKLFLSPEVSMQIQKVLNSDIVMQFDECTPYATNGVPTTHKEAADSMRMSMRWAQRSIDEFNRLGNPNALFGIVQGGMFEDLRDESLAGLSQMPFHGYAIGGLSVGEPKEDMMRVLEHIAPKLPADKPHYLMGVGTPEDLVAGVASGVDMFDCVMPTRNARNGWIFTRFGDIKIRNAVHRNSLRPLDEQCGCYTCRNFTRGYLHHLHRVGEILGAQLNTIHNLHYYLELMSEMRAAIETKTFAAFRQRFAEQRARGVD encoded by the coding sequence ATGACCGACGGTCATCAAAACAACGCACGCGCCGAACATGGCGCATACCTGGGCGAACGCCCGCAAAACGGCCTGAAATTCGAGTTGCTCGGCACCGACGGCCTCGCGCGCCGCGGCCGTGTCACGCTGAACCACGGCGTGGTCGAAACGCCGATCTTCATGCCCGTGGGCACCTACGGCACCGTGAAGGCCACGCAGCCGCGCGAGCTCGAGGAAATGAAGGCGCAGATCATCCTCGGCAACACCTTCCACCTGTGGCTGCGCCCGGGTCTCGAAACGATCGAGGCGCATGGCGGCCTGCACCGCTTCATGGGCTGGAACCGGCCCATCCTCACGGATTCGGGCGGTTTCCAGGTGTTCTCGCTCGGCGATCTGCGCAAGATCTCGGAAGACGGCGTGCGTTTCGCCTCGCCCGTGAACGGCGACAAGCTGTTCCTCTCGCCCGAAGTGTCGATGCAGATCCAGAAGGTGCTGAACTCGGACATCGTCATGCAGTTCGACGAATGCACGCCCTACGCGACCAACGGCGTGCCGACCACGCACAAGGAAGCCGCTGACTCCATGCGCATGTCGATGCGCTGGGCGCAGCGTTCGATCGACGAGTTCAATCGCCTCGGCAATCCGAATGCGCTCTTTGGCATCGTGCAGGGCGGCATGTTCGAGGACCTGCGCGACGAATCGCTCGCCGGCCTCTCGCAGATGCCGTTCCACGGCTACGCAATCGGCGGTCTTTCGGTGGGCGAACCGAAGGAAGACATGATGCGCGTGCTCGAACACATCGCGCCGAAGCTGCCGGCCGACAAGCCGCACTACCTGATGGGCGTGGGCACGCCGGAAGACCTGGTGGCGGGCGTGGCCTCGGGCGTCGACATGTTCGACTGCGTGATGCCCACGCGCAACGCGCGCAACGGCTGGATCTTCACGCGCTTTGGCGACATCAAGATCCGCAACGCCGTGCACCGCAACTCGCTGCGCCCGCTCGACGAACAATGCGGCTGCTACACCTGCCGCAACTTCACGCGCGGCTACCTGCACCATCTGCACCGCGTGGGCGAGATCCTCGGCGCGCAGCTCAACACGATCCACAATCTGCACTACTACCTGGAGCTGATGAGCGAGATGCGCGCGGCCATCGAGACGAAGACGTTCGCGGCGTTCCGCCAGCGCTTCGCCGAGCAGCGCGCACGCGGCGTGGACTGA
- a CDS encoding paraquat-inducible protein A produces the protein MKYQTATDAGYISCHACGHVQPHERASQHVRCARCDSPMHERNPDSIMRTWALLIAAALLYIPANLLPVMHTASLVGDEDDTIMSGVVYFWTSGDWPLAVIVFIASILVPMLKLSVLALLAFTSQRGSTWRPVERTKLYRLVEFIGRWSMLDVFVVTLTVALVRFQSLAVITAGPGAIAFGSVVILTMIASMQFDPRLIWDPVDEDKHKPAQHSQDQPHE, from the coding sequence ATGAAATACCAGACCGCCACCGACGCCGGCTACATCTCCTGCCACGCCTGCGGGCACGTGCAGCCACACGAGCGCGCGAGCCAGCACGTTCGCTGCGCACGCTGTGACTCGCCCATGCACGAGCGCAACCCGGACAGCATCATGCGCACGTGGGCGCTCCTCATTGCCGCGGCGCTCCTCTACATCCCCGCGAACCTGCTGCCTGTGATGCATACGGCCTCGCTCGTCGGCGACGAGGACGACACCATCATGAGCGGCGTGGTCTACTTCTGGACCTCGGGCGACTGGCCGCTTGCCGTGATCGTTTTCATCGCCAGCATTCTCGTACCCATGCTCAAGCTTTCGGTGCTCGCGCTGCTCGCCTTCACCTCGCAGCGCGGCTCGACATGGCGCCCCGTCGAACGCACGAAGCTCTACCGGCTCGTCGAATTCATCGGGCGCTGGTCGATGCTCGACGTGTTCGTTGTCACGCTAACCGTCGCGCTGGTACGCTTCCAGTCGCTTGCGGTCATCACGGCGGGCCCCGGCGCGATCGCGTTCGGCTCGGTCGTGATCCTGACGATGATCGCCTCGATGCAGTTCGATCCGCGCCTGATCTGGGATCCGGTGGACGAAGACAAACACAAACCTGCGCAACACTCTCAGGATCAACCCCATGAATAG
- a CDS encoding paraquat-inducible protein A, with product MAQDKLIACHDCDALYRKPRLLGRQTARCSRCGATLYSSAASQIDRICAITVAALVTFIIAQSFPIIELDANGITTESSLFGALVVLWHEDMEIIAVIVFCATTLFPLTEMVALLYVLLPIRRGFIPPGFNFVLRAIQFVRPWGMLEVFMLGVLITIVKMVSLARVIPETALFAFGTLTLMFTVVVTFDARTLWDIADSLRDAARTAREGGAGPNGQVDDSGGHGGPNHPQTPRPPSPATPHPLAEPEIREPGASAQDPAAPRGGPLPKGPR from the coding sequence ATGGCCCAGGACAAACTGATCGCGTGTCACGATTGCGACGCGCTCTACCGCAAACCGCGGCTGCTCGGCCGTCAGACAGCGCGCTGCTCGCGCTGCGGCGCCACGCTCTACAGCAGCGCCGCGTCCCAGATCGACCGCATCTGCGCCATCACGGTCGCGGCGCTCGTCACCTTCATCATCGCCCAGTCGTTCCCGATCATCGAACTCGATGCGAACGGTATCACTACGGAGTCGAGCCTCTTCGGCGCCCTCGTGGTGCTCTGGCACGAGGACATGGAGATCATCGCGGTAATCGTGTTCTGCGCAACCACCCTCTTTCCGCTCACGGAGATGGTAGCGCTGCTCTACGTCCTGCTGCCGATACGGCGCGGCTTCATTCCGCCGGGCTTCAACTTCGTGCTGCGCGCCATCCAGTTCGTGCGGCCCTGGGGCATGCTCGAGGTGTTCATGCTGGGCGTGCTCATCACCATCGTGAAAATGGTGAGCCTCGCGCGCGTCATTCCCGAAACCGCGCTTTTCGCCTTCGGCACGCTCACGCTGATGTTCACCGTGGTCGTCACCTTCGATGCGCGCACGCTCTGGGACATCGCCGACAGCCTGCGCGACGCCGCACGCACGGCGCGCGAGGGCGGTGCGGGTCCGAACGGGCAGGTGGATGATTCCGGCGGTCATGGTGGTCCAAACCACCCGCAAACGCCGCGCCCGCCCTCGCCGGCCACGCCCCACCCGCTCGCCGAACCCGAGATCCGCGAGCCCGGCGCCAGCGCGCAAGACCCGGCGGCGCCGCGCGGCGGCCCGCTCCCCAAGGGGCCTCGATGA
- the yajC gene encoding preprotein translocase subunit YajC: protein MSFISNAFAQGSAAGGAESSLMSFLPLILMFAVLYFIMIRPQMKRQKEHRNMLSAMAKGDEVITSGGIVGKVTKVSEAYVGVEIADGTEITVQKSSVSTILPKGTIKSL, encoded by the coding sequence GTGTCGTTCATTTCCAATGCCTTCGCGCAAGGCAGTGCAGCAGGTGGTGCCGAATCGAGCCTCATGAGCTTCCTGCCGCTCATTCTGATGTTCGCTGTGCTGTACTTCATCATGATCCGTCCGCAGATGAAGCGTCAGAAGGAACATCGCAACATGCTCTCGGCCATGGCCAAGGGCGACGAAGTGATCACGAGCGGCGGCATCGTCGGCAAGGTGACCAAGGTCAGCGAAGCCTACGTGGGCGTCGAAATCGCCGATGGCACGGAAATCACCGTGCAGAAGTCGTCGGTCTCGACCATCCTGCCGAAGGGCACGATCAAGTCGCTGTAA
- the secF gene encoding protein translocase subunit SecF, which translates to MEFFRIRKDIPFMKHALIFNAISLITFIAAVFFLFHRGLHLSIEFTGGTVIEVQYPQAVQLEPLRDSLTKIGYGDAQVQNFGTSRDVLIRLPLKTGLSSAQQSDQVMATLKAADPQVQLQRVEFVGPQVGKELATDGLLALACVVAGIIIYLSFRFEWKYAVAGVIANLHDVVIILGFFAFFQWEFSLSVLAAVLAVLGYSVNESVVIFDRIRETFRRERKMSVTEVINHAITSTMSRTIITHGCTEMMVLSMFFFGGPTLHYFALALTVGILFGIYSSVFVAAALAMWLGVKREDLVKDKKEKYDPNDPNAGAQV; encoded by the coding sequence ATGGAATTTTTCCGCATCCGCAAAGACATCCCGTTCATGAAGCACGCGTTGATCTTCAACGCGATCTCGCTGATTACCTTCATTGCGGCGGTGTTCTTCCTCTTCCACCGTGGCCTGCATCTGTCGATCGAGTTCACGGGCGGCACGGTCATCGAAGTGCAGTACCCGCAGGCGGTGCAGCTCGAGCCGCTGCGCGACTCGCTCACGAAGATCGGCTACGGCGACGCCCAGGTGCAGAACTTCGGCACCTCGCGCGACGTGCTGATCCGCCTGCCGCTCAAGACGGGCCTCTCCTCGGCCCAGCAGAGCGACCAGGTGATGGCCACGCTCAAGGCGGCGGACCCGCAGGTTCAGTTGCAGCGCGTGGAGTTCGTCGGCCCGCAGGTCGGCAAGGAACTCGCCACCGACGGCCTGCTCGCGCTCGCCTGCGTGGTGGCGGGCATCATCATCTACCTGTCGTTCCGCTTCGAGTGGAAGTACGCCGTGGCCGGCGTGATCGCGAACTTGCACGACGTCGTGATCATTCTGGGCTTCTTCGCGTTCTTCCAGTGGGAGTTCTCGCTCTCGGTGCTCGCGGCGGTGCTCGCGGTGCTCGGCTACTCGGTGAACGAATCGGTCGTTATCTTCGACCGGATTCGCGAAACGTTCCGGCGCGAGCGCAAGATGAGCGTCACCGAAGTCATCAACCACGCGATCACGAGCACGATGTCGCGAACCATCATCACCCACGGCTGTACGGAAATGATGGTGCTCTCGATGTTCTTCTTCGGCGGCCCGACGCTGCACTACTTCGCGCTAGCGCTGACGGTGGGTATTCTCTTCGGCATCTACTCGTCGGTGTTCGTCGCGGCGGCGCTCGCGATGTGGCTCGGCGTGAAGCGCGAAGACCTCGTGAAGGACAAGAAGGAAAAGTACGATCCGAACGATCCGAACGCGGGCGCGCAGGTTTAA
- the queA gene encoding tRNA preQ1(34) S-adenosylmethionine ribosyltransferase-isomerase QueA has translation MFKLSDFDFDLPEELIAQTALPERSASRLLEVDNTAQPARFTDRRFSELPACIAPGDLLVFNDTKVLKARFFGQKASGGKIEVLVERLTGARTALAQIRASKSPGPGTVLRLADAFEVTVGERVDQFYTLHFPDDCLTLIEQHGRLPLPPYITHDADASDETRYQTVFAQNPGAVAAPTAGLHFDDALLAQLDAQGVEHATLTLHVGAGTFQPVRVENIDEHKMHSEWYELPQSLVDKIAATRARGGRVIAVGTTSMRALEAAARDADREGRAFAATQAETDIFITPGYQFRVVDRLVTNFHLPKSTLLMLVSAFAGIETIRAAYRHAIAERYRFFSYGDAMLLTRTDDALNK, from the coding sequence ATGTTCAAGCTTTCCGATTTCGATTTCGACCTCCCCGAGGAACTGATCGCGCAGACCGCGCTGCCCGAGCGCAGCGCGAGCCGTCTGCTCGAGGTCGACAACACCGCGCAACCTGCGCGTTTCACCGACCGCCGCTTCTCCGAGCTGCCCGCGTGCATCGCGCCGGGCGACTTGCTCGTCTTCAACGATACCAAGGTGCTGAAGGCGCGTTTCTTCGGCCAGAAGGCCAGCGGCGGCAAGATCGAAGTGCTCGTGGAGCGCCTGACCGGCGCACGCACGGCGCTGGCGCAGATCCGCGCCAGCAAGAGCCCGGGCCCCGGCACGGTGCTGCGCCTCGCCGATGCGTTCGAGGTGACGGTTGGCGAGCGCGTCGATCAGTTCTACACACTGCACTTTCCCGACGACTGCCTCACGCTCATCGAGCAGCACGGCCGTCTGCCGCTGCCGCCCTATATCACGCACGACGCCGACGCGAGCGACGAAACGCGCTATCAAACGGTGTTCGCGCAGAACCCGGGCGCGGTGGCCGCACCCACGGCAGGCCTGCATTTCGACGACGCCCTGCTCGCGCAACTCGATGCGCAAGGCGTGGAGCACGCGACACTCACGCTGCACGTGGGCGCTGGCACGTTCCAGCCGGTGCGCGTGGAGAACATCGACGAGCACAAGATGCATAGCGAGTGGTACGAGCTGCCGCAGTCGCTCGTCGACAAGATCGCCGCCACGCGCGCACGCGGCGGCCGCGTGATCGCGGTGGGCACAACCTCGATGCGCGCGCTCGAAGCCGCCGCGCGCGACGCCGACCGCGAAGGCCGCGCATTCGCGGCCACGCAGGCGGAGACCGATATCTTCATCACGCCTGGATATCAATTCCGCGTGGTCGACCGGCTCGTCACGAATTTCCATCTGCCGAAGTCGACGCTCCTGATGCTCGTATCCGCGTTCGCGGGCATCGAAACGATTCGCGCGGCGTATCGTCACGCGATTGCCGAGCGGTATCGGTTCTTCAGTTACGGTGACGCGATGCTGCTCACCCGAACCGACGACGCGCTCAACAAGTAA
- a CDS encoding YceI family protein → MRSYRWRPAVGAAAAVALLAGGAAHAQLDAAKSTIVAVSRQMNVPVQGSFTKFDAQIDFDPGKPAGGTAKITVDTASYDLGDQTYNDSVRGPEWFDAKSFPQATFVSTAIAPTGTNQYSVSGKLTIKGHTQTVAVPVVLTQQGGTQTFDGTLPIHRLAFEIGTGEWKDTSIVADEVLIKFHIVVAHK, encoded by the coding sequence ATGCGTTCTTACCGGTGGCGCCCGGCGGTCGGGGCCGCGGCCGCCGTGGCGCTGCTCGCGGGCGGGGCCGCCCACGCGCAACTCGACGCGGCGAAGAGCACGATCGTCGCCGTCTCGCGCCAGATGAACGTGCCGGTGCAGGGCAGCTTCACGAAGTTCGACGCACAGATCGACTTCGATCCGGGCAAGCCGGCGGGCGGCACCGCGAAGATCACCGTCGACACGGCGAGCTATGATCTCGGCGATCAGACCTACAACGATTCGGTGCGCGGGCCCGAATGGTTCGATGCGAAGTCGTTCCCGCAGGCAACCTTCGTCTCGACTGCCATCGCGCCGACCGGAACGAACCAGTACAGCGTGAGCGGCAAACTCACGATCAAGGGGCACACGCAGACCGTGGCCGTGCCCGTCGTGCTCACGCAGCAGGGCGGGACGCAGACTTTCGACGGCACGTTGCCTATCCATCGGCTGGCGTTCGAAATCGGTACGGGGGAGTGGAAGGACACCTCGATCGTCGCCGACGAAGTGCTGATCAAATTTCATATCGTCGTCGCACACAAGTAG
- a CDS encoding YceI family protein, whose translation MPLNKLALMAARAAALSLAALATQAAHAADTYQLDPNHTFPSFEADHFGGLSTWRGKFTKTTGTVTLDRAAKTGTVDVTIDPASIQTGNPQLDQHLVGDDFFDVAKYPTATYKGTRIVFSGDTPKEVIGELTLHGVTRPLKLEIESFKCMQHPVLKREVCGVEAEAAFNRDDFGMDSGKKYGFSMKTTLHIQAEGIKQ comes from the coding sequence ATGCCTTTGAACAAGCTTGCACTGATGGCCGCCAGGGCCGCCGCGCTATCGCTCGCAGCCCTTGCGACACAAGCCGCGCACGCCGCCGACACGTACCAGCTCGATCCGAACCACACGTTTCCGAGCTTCGAGGCGGACCACTTCGGTGGTCTTTCCACGTGGCGCGGCAAGTTCACGAAGACCACGGGCACGGTCACGCTGGACCGCGCGGCGAAAACGGGCACCGTCGACGTGACGATCGATCCGGCATCGATCCAGACGGGCAATCCGCAGCTCGACCAGCATCTGGTGGGGGATGACTTTTTCGATGTCGCAAAGTACCCCACTGCCACTTATAAGGGCACCCGCATCGTCTTCAGCGGCGATACGCCCAAGGAAGTGATCGGCGAGTTGACGCTGCACGGCGTGACGCGGCCGCTCAAGCTCGAGATCGAGTCGTTCAAGTGCATGCAGCACCCCGTGCTCAAGCGCGAGGTGTGTGGCGTGGAGGCCGAGGCCGCATTCAACCGCGACGACTTCGGCATGGACTCGGGCAAGAAGTACGGCTTCAGCATGAAGACCACGCTGCACATCCAGGCCGAAGGCATCAAGCAATAG
- a CDS encoding PqiB family protein yields the protein MNSPKGPTPPNLPEPEIVKPRRWLPSLVWIVPIVAALIGVALVVKSVATRGPTITISFVSAEGLEPGKTKVKYKDVDIGSVRTIKLSPNLSHVIVTVELTKDAERFAVKDSRFWVVRPRVGASGVSGLTTLLSGSYIGADAGRSQDSQSDFVGLEAPPAVTIDEKGHRYTLHSSTLGSLDIGTPIFFRRIQVGQVTGYSLDKDGTGVTVQVFVSAPFDQYVGTNTRWWHASGVNVQLDSSGIKVNTQSLATIVVGGLAFQAPAGQSMGPQAPDNATFALASDETEAMREPDGAPQRVVMYFNQSLRGLSVGATVDFRGIVLGQVTDIGIEYDPKQHNFTMPVTMDLYPLRLSRRIRGEAPAPHTPQSEELIKRLVARGLRGQLRTGNLITGQLYIALDIFPKAGPATVDFNRDPLELPTVPNSLEELQLQVADIAKKLDQIPFDKIGNNLNESLKNANQLFGKVNDQILPQLQGTLDEAQKTFNAAQSTLQQDSPLQSDVHQAMQELTRTLQSLNALSDYLERHPESLLRGKSGDKP from the coding sequence ATGAATAGTCCGAAAGGACCGACCCCGCCCAATCTGCCGGAGCCGGAGATCGTCAAGCCGCGGCGCTGGCTGCCCTCGCTCGTCTGGATCGTGCCGATCGTCGCGGCGCTGATCGGCGTGGCGCTCGTCGTGAAGTCGGTCGCCACGCGCGGGCCGACCATCACGATCAGCTTCGTGAGCGCCGAAGGGCTCGAGCCCGGCAAGACCAAGGTCAAGTACAAGGATGTCGACATCGGCTCGGTACGCACGATCAAGCTCTCGCCCAACCTTTCGCATGTGATCGTCACGGTCGAGCTCACCAAGGACGCCGAACGATTCGCCGTGAAGGACAGCCGCTTCTGGGTCGTGCGCCCGCGCGTGGGCGCAAGCGGCGTATCGGGCCTCACCACGCTGCTCTCGGGCTCGTATATTGGCGCGGACGCCGGCCGCTCGCAGGATTCGCAAAGCGATTTCGTCGGTCTGGAAGCGCCGCCTGCGGTGACCATTGACGAAAAGGGACATCGCTACACCCTGCACAGTTCGACGCTCGGTTCGCTCGACATCGGCACGCCGATCTTCTTCCGGCGCATTCAGGTCGGTCAGGTCACCGGCTATTCGCTCGACAAGGACGGCACCGGCGTGACGGTGCAGGTGTTCGTGAGCGCGCCCTTCGACCAGTACGTGGGCACCAACACGCGCTGGTGGCACGCGAGCGGCGTGAACGTGCAACTCGATTCGAGCGGCATCAAGGTCAACACGCAGTCGCTTGCCACGATCGTGGTGGGCGGCCTCGCGTTCCAGGCGCCGGCCGGCCAGTCCATGGGCCCGCAGGCGCCCGACAACGCCACGTTCGCGCTCGCCTCCGACGAGACCGAAGCGATGCGCGAGCCGGACGGCGCGCCGCAACGCGTGGTCATGTACTTCAACCAGTCATTGCGCGGCCTTTCGGTTGGCGCGACGGTCGATTTCCGCGGCATCGTGCTCGGCCAGGTGACCGACATCGGCATCGAGTACGACCCGAAACAACACAACTTCACGATGCCGGTAACGATGGATCTGTATCCGCTGCGCCTGTCGCGCCGCATCCGGGGCGAAGCGCCCGCACCGCACACGCCGCAAAGCGAGGAGCTGATCAAGCGGCTCGTCGCGCGCGGCCTGCGCGGCCAGTTGCGCACCGGCAACCTGATCACCGGGCAGTTGTACATCGCGCTCGACATCTTCCCGAAGGCGGGCCCGGCGACGGTCGATTTCAACCGCGACCCGCTCGAGCTGCCCACGGTGCCGAACTCGCTCGAAGAGCTGCAATTGCAGGTGGCGGACATCGCGAAGAAGCTCGACCAGATTCCGTTCGACAAGATCGGCAACAACCTGAACGAGTCGCTCAAGAACGCCAACCAGTTGTTCGGCAAAGTGAACGACCAGATCCTGCCGCAACTGCAAGGCACGCTCGACGAAGCGCAGAAGACCTTCAACGCCGCGCAGTCCACGCTGCAGCAGGATTCGCCGCTGCAGTCCGACGTGCACCAGGCGATGCAGGAACTCACGCGTACGCTGCAATCGCTCAACGCGCTCTCCGATTACCTGGAGCGCCATCCCGAATCGCTGCTGCGCGGCAAATCCGGAGACAAGCCATGA
- the secD gene encoding protein translocase subunit SecD: MNRYPLWKYVVMLVALVIGFVYTLPNFFGEAPAVQVSSGKATVKLDSGTLAQVEAALAANNIKATDLTFDNSSMNANIRVRVADTDTQLRLKDALTHALNADPSDPQYIVALNLQSASPRWLSSLHALPMYLGLDLRGGVHFLLQVDMNGALNKKLDSDASDVRTLLRDKNIRDGGVNRVNQSVVVNFADADVAEQAGKVLAGSGGITELVWATQNNPEGGVQLVGTFTPAVKTAVQQAALKQNIQTLHNRVNELGVAEPVIQQQGDDRIVVELPGVQDTAKAKDIIGRTATLEARLADPMGLHPDVNAPVPPGDELFTQGNAAPVLLRKQVIFTGDRIIDASAGFDEHQRPSVNIRLDSAGGRAVRAVSRDNIGKPMAMVLFEKGKGEVLTVATIQSELGDRFQITGQPTPQAAADLALLLRAGSLAAPMDIIEERTVGPSLGADNIRKGFDSVIYGFAAIAVFMIAYYMLFGAISMIGLSVNLLLLVAVLSMLQATLTLPGIAAIALALGMAIDANVLINERVREELRHGAPPQLAIQNGYAHAWATILDSNVTTLIAGLALLAFGSGPVRGFAIVHCIGILTSMFSAVFFSRGLVNLWYGGKKKLKSLAVGQVWRPEPDEGTPALAGADAGTDTGRAVAATAAKREPAKAGVKGAARAKPVVRRRDAQGGTGGSGNNTGSSR; the protein is encoded by the coding sequence ATGAACCGTTATCCCCTCTGGAAATATGTCGTGATGCTGGTGGCGCTCGTCATCGGCTTCGTGTACACATTGCCCAATTTCTTCGGCGAAGCGCCCGCGGTCCAGGTGTCGAGCGGCAAGGCCACGGTCAAGCTCGACTCGGGCACGCTCGCCCAGGTCGAAGCCGCGCTCGCCGCGAACAATATCAAGGCGACCGACCTCACGTTCGACAACTCGTCGATGAACGCGAATATTCGCGTGCGTGTGGCCGACACGGACACGCAGCTGCGCCTGAAAGACGCGCTCACCCACGCGCTGAACGCCGACCCGAGCGACCCGCAGTACATCGTCGCGCTGAACCTGCAGAGCGCCTCGCCGCGCTGGCTCAGCTCGCTGCACGCGCTGCCGATGTATCTCGGCCTCGACCTGCGCGGCGGCGTGCACTTCCTGCTCCAGGTCGACATGAACGGCGCGCTCAACAAGAAGCTCGACTCCGACGCTTCTGACGTGCGTACGCTCCTGCGCGACAAGAACATCCGCGACGGCGGCGTGAACCGCGTGAACCAGTCGGTGGTCGTCAACTTCGCCGACGCAGATGTCGCCGAGCAGGCGGGCAAGGTCCTCGCGGGCTCGGGCGGCATCACCGAACTCGTTTGGGCCACGCAGAACAACCCCGAAGGCGGCGTGCAGCTCGTCGGCACGTTCACGCCGGCCGTGAAAACGGCGGTTCAGCAGGCCGCGCTCAAGCAGAACATCCAGACGCTGCATAACCGCGTGAACGAGCTTGGCGTGGCCGAGCCCGTGATCCAGCAGCAAGGCGACGACCGTATCGTGGTCGAGTTGCCGGGCGTGCAGGACACCGCGAAGGCGAAGGACATCATCGGCCGCACGGCGACGCTCGAAGCGCGCCTCGCCGACCCGATGGGCCTGCATCCGGACGTGAATGCGCCGGTGCCGCCGGGCGACGAGCTCTTCACGCAAGGCAACGCCGCGCCGGTGCTGCTGCGCAAGCAGGTGATCTTCACCGGCGACCGCATCATCGACGCTTCGGCTGGCTTCGACGAGCATCAGCGCCCGTCGGTCAACATCCGCCTCGATTCGGCGGGCGGCCGCGCGGTGCGCGCCGTCTCGCGCGACAACATCGGCAAGCCGATGGCGATGGTGCTGTTCGAAAAGGGCAAGGGCGAAGTGCTGACGGTGGCGACCATCCAGTCGGAACTGGGCGACCGCTTCCAGATCACGGGCCAGCCCACGCCGCAGGCCGCCGCCGACCTCGCGCTGCTGCTGCGCGCAGGCTCCCTGGCCGCGCCGATGGACATCATCGAGGAACGCACGGTTGGCCCGAGCCTCGGCGCGGACAACATTCGCAAGGGTTTCGATTCGGTGATCTACGGCTTCGCCGCCATCGCCGTGTTCATGATCGCGTACTACATGCTGTTCGGCGCGATCTCCATGATCGGCCTTTCGGTGAACCTGCTGCTGCTCGTGGCGGTGCTCTCGATGCTGCAGGCCACGCTCACGCTGCCGGGTATCGCGGCTATCGCGCTGGCCCTCGGTATGGCCATCGACGCGAACGTGCTCATCAACGAGCGCGTGCGCGAAGAACTGCGTCACGGCGCGCCGCCGCAGCTGGCCATCCAGAACGGCTACGCGCACGCCTGGGCGACGATTCTCGACTCGAACGTGACCACGCTCATCGCCGGTCTCGCGCTGCTCGCGTTCGGTTCGGGCCCGGTGCGCGGCTTCGCGATCGTGCACTGCATCGGCATTCTCACGTCGATGTTCTCGGCCGTGTTCTTTTCGCGCGGTCTCGTGAACCTCTGGTACGGCGGCAAGAAGAAGCTCAAGTCGCTCGCGGTGGGTCAGGTGTGGCGTCCGGAACCCGATGAAGGCACGCCCGCGCTCGCAGGCGCCGACGCCGGCACGGACACGGGCCGCGCGGTCGCTGCCACCGCCGCGAAGCGCGAACCGGCCAAGGCCGGTGTGAAGGGCGCCGCGCGCGCCAAGCCGGTCGTGCGCCGCCGCGATGCCCAGGGCGGCACCGGCGGTTCGGGCAACAACACCGGCTCGTCCCGCTGA